In the genome of Notamacropus eugenii isolate mMacEug1 chromosome 5, mMacEug1.pri_v2, whole genome shotgun sequence, one region contains:
- the LOC140508324 gene encoding uncharacterized protein codes for MTPMSQKHSSQEVVTLKDVVVDFTKEEWGLLDHSQKELYKEVMLENVRNLLSLDLESRFEENEMTRNLGIFLEKHVLHRFMRDGDWDFKLRDIHDTNIKLNKSPRRDCEFKEIGKRFRQSCILNHCENMTSGNDCVQSGTSRSKLDSHQRVHSGEKAFECNHCGKAFTRSCHLVVHERMHTGEKPFECHHCGKAFRYKGSLALHQRVHTGEKPFQCHQCGEAFRYRDSLAKHQRIHTGEKPFECHQCGKAFRYRVCLATHQKIHTGEKPYKCNHCGKHFRRNSHLVSHQRIHTGEKPFECHQCGKAFRYRTSVAKHCRIHTREKLYKCGKCGNTFKGRRSLAEHQRIHAAEKPFECQRCFKAFRDRVSLAAHQRIHTAENPFECNQCGKSFTTRSQLGAHQRIHTGEKPFQCNHCGKAFTHRASLAAHHRIHTGEKPYECSKCGKTFKDRSTHTAHQGVHTGEKPFECSQCGKAFTTRSHFVAHQRMHTGEKPFECPHCEKAFRYRSGLTKHQRIHTRDKPYGCNHCGKAYRDRGQFDAHQRIHTEEKRSECNECAKAFLRRPDLFMPGRIHSE; via the exons GAAGTGGTGACATTGAAGGATGTGGTTGTGGACTTCACTAAGGAGGAGTGGGGCCTCTTGGACCATTCTCAGAAAGAGCTGTAcaaggaggtcatgctggagaatgtcAGGAACCTGCTGTCTCTGG ATTTAGAGAGCAggtttgaagaaaatgagatgacTAGAAATCTTGGAATTTTTCTGGAAAAACATGTCCTGCACAGATTCATGAGGGATGGTGACTGGGACTTCAAGTTGAGAGACATCCATGACACTAATATCAAGTTAAATAAAAGTCCCAGGCGTGACTGTGAGTTTAAAGAAATTGGAAAGAGATTCAGACAGTCTTGTATCCTAAATCACTGTGAGAATATGACTTCAGGGAATGACTGTGTTCAGAGTGGCACTAGCAGGAGCAAACTTGATTCCCATCAGAGAGTCCACAgtggagaaaaagcttttgaatgtaatcactgtggaaaggctttcacaagaAGCTGCCATCTTGTTGTTCATGAGAGAAtgcatactggagagaaaccttttgaatgtcatcactgtggaaaggctttcagatacAAGGGCAGTCTTGCTTTACATCAGAGagttcacactggagagaaaccttttcaaTGTCATCAGTGTGGAGAGGCTTTCAGATACAGGGATAGTCTTGCTAAACATcaaagaatccacactggagagaaaccttttgaatgtcatcaatgtggaaaggctttcagatacAGGGTCTGTCTTGCTACACATCagaaaattcacactggagaaaaaccttataaatgtaatcactgtggaaagcATTTCAGAAGAAACTCCCATCTTGTTtctcatcagagaatccatactggagagaaaccttttgaatgtcatcagtgtggaaaggctttcagatacAGGACCAGTGTTGCTAAACATTGCAGAATCCATACTCGAGAGAAACTGTATAAATGTGGTAAATGTGGAAACACTTTCAAAGGCAGGAGAAGTCttgctgaacatcagagaatccatgctgcagagaaaccttttgaatgtcaaCGTTGTTTTAAAGCTTTCAGAGACAGGGTcagtcttgctgcacatcagagaattcacactgcaGAGAATCCTTTTGagtgtaatcagtgtggaaaatcTTTCACTACCAGGAGTCAACTTGGggcccatcagagaatccacactggagagaaaccttttcaatgtaatcactgtggaaaggctttcacacatAGGGCCAGTCTTGCTGCACATCacagaatccatactggagagaagccttatgaatgtagtaaatgtggaaagactttcaaagACAGAAGCACTCATACTGCACATCAGGgagtccacactggagagaaaccttttgaatgtagtcaatgtggaaaagctttcactACCAGGAGTCACTTTGTGGCCCATCAGAGAAtgcatactggagagaaaccttttgaatgtccTCACTGTGAAAAGGCTTTCAGATACAGGAGTGGTCTTactaaacatcagagaatccacactagAGATAAACCTTATGgatgtaatcactgtggaaaggcttACAGAGACAGGGGACAATTTgatgcacatcagagaatccacactgaaGAAAAACGTTCTGAATGTAATGAGTGTGCAAAGGCTTTCCTAAGAAGGCCGGATCTTTTTATGCCTGGCAGAATCCACAGTGAATAG